The following nucleotide sequence is from Mangifera indica cultivar Alphonso chromosome 1, CATAS_Mindica_2.1, whole genome shotgun sequence.
ACTCAACAcgtacaatatatattttcttatgtcACTAATAACTATGCAACAACCAAATACATAAACAAATTTAtgtcaaattatttatacaatgaGCGGACCATAATGTTCTAAATCCCCTGAATCTGTTGTCTAACAAGCCATAGGTTAACTGTCTTACTAAAAAAAATGCTTCAAGTTAATTGCTACCTACTAACTGGTTGAAATCGACCCACAGAATTTAATAGGTAACAAGTAAACAATTACCCCACcagttatattataaaatgtaagCAACAATACCCACCTATTTATTATACAACAGTCTGAGTTTTAATCAATCATGTTTATGTTACCTAAAAATGCTCTACATTCAAAAAGGCTCGGCCAAAGAATCTTACCGTCGGAGAGTGGTGGCGGCTCTGATGATAATAGTGGGGCTGGTGCTGATCATGGTGACCATTTTGGGTGGTGGTGGcggtgatggtggtggtggttgtgGCCGTGGCAGAAGGATTAATGAAGTCTTCTTCGTTTCCAAGACTTGCTCTGGAGACATCtctcttgttttgcttcctcATTTCTCTGATTTTGGAGAAGTCCATGGAGTAATCAGGCAACTCTCCCTTCTGATCCCAGTCCCCAAATTGTGGCACTGAGAGACATGGAccatttttctataaaaaaacaACTTCCAATGAATCCAATATCCAAGTTTGCTTTTTTCCAGAAGTCTGAAGCTAAACTTAGAAGTTAAAACACCGCTGTACTAAATATGAAGATCTTTTGAAACACTCAACATGCATTAATGCGCCTTCAAACCCATGAGCAGGCAAAAAACCGAGAAGAGGcaacattaatttaataaaaatttgtaatttcaagAACACAGATTTGTGACAGAGGCCAGTGGGGCCAAATTCCTTAATTTTCAAATCCAATGACACAAAAACCAAGACTGGAGGAgaaaattagtataaaaaattaaatttttaattcaaatgacCAAAAACCGTTGGCAGCTTTGACTGTTTCTCAGATTTGACCAAGTGTGCTGATTGCTACTTTGAGTGCTTCAATAAAggtcaaagaaaattaaaagaaaaatcactaCCAAAAAATGGTAAATAAATGTTGAAACAGCCAATCCAAAACGACGAAAACAaagattattgtttattttacttaaataattttcatgtcATGAATGAAACCCAGACTATGGTGAAAACTTCAGATTCATATGGTTTTTAAAGgtgaaaattttaatcatctaGAGCTTCAAATTGGAAATATAAACTTGATCTTATGTCCGTTTGGTTTCTGGGAAATCATtttcaagagaaaaagaaactaAACTCATAAGCACTTCCAGTCAGAAGCACTTTTGGAGCTCTCTTTGAAAGTAAACTAAACTACATGTTCTA
It contains:
- the LOC123193830 gene encoding uncharacterized protein LOC123193830, producing the protein MDDRKEKNGPCLSVPQFGDWDQKGELPDYSMDFSKIREMRKQNKRDVSRASLGNEEDFINPSATATTTTTITATTTQNGHHDQHQPHYYHQSRHHSPTTRRGIFSYFNCCVKA